Proteins encoded together in one Microbacterium oxydans window:
- the ispD gene encoding 2-C-methyl-D-erythritol 4-phosphate cytidylyltransferase encodes MSLLPVPDIAIVVVAAGSGTRLEAGAPKALVGIDAHSILRHALDGVFAARPAQVIVVAPAGHEGDVLAELEAAAGERRELGCVVTGGDTRQQSVAAGLAALWGDVKTVLVHDAARALTPPTQIDAVAAAVTADEGVIPVLPVVDTLKKVADGAVLAAVDRSELAAAQTPQGFPRAALEAAYAAALADGAEYTDDAALFAAAGHRVRHIDGSARAFKITTPADLDRARHLLEASAPTSSVPLSATIGRLGVPRVGIGTDVHAFGGEGVLWLAGLEWPGEQPLSGHSDGDAVAHAIVDALLGAAGLGDIGEHFGTAHPEYAGAHADVFLTRTRELLEDAGFEIGNVSVQLQGNRPRFSPRRAEAEAVLSAVLDAPVSVTATTTDGLGFPGRGEGIAVTAVAMVVPRHRST; translated from the coding sequence GTGAGCTTGCTTCCCGTCCCCGACATCGCGATCGTCGTCGTCGCCGCCGGTTCCGGCACCCGCTTGGAGGCGGGCGCCCCCAAGGCCCTGGTCGGGATCGACGCGCATTCGATCCTGCGCCACGCGCTCGACGGCGTCTTCGCCGCACGCCCCGCGCAGGTGATCGTGGTGGCACCCGCCGGCCACGAGGGCGACGTCCTGGCAGAGCTGGAGGCGGCCGCGGGGGAACGGCGTGAACTCGGCTGTGTCGTCACCGGCGGCGACACCCGTCAGCAGTCCGTCGCGGCAGGACTCGCGGCGCTGTGGGGCGACGTGAAGACCGTGCTCGTGCACGATGCGGCCCGCGCACTGACACCGCCGACGCAGATCGATGCCGTCGCGGCCGCCGTCACCGCGGATGAGGGCGTGATCCCGGTGCTGCCCGTCGTCGACACGCTCAAGAAGGTCGCAGACGGGGCCGTGCTGGCCGCCGTCGACCGGTCGGAGCTCGCCGCGGCGCAGACGCCACAGGGATTCCCCCGGGCCGCGCTCGAAGCGGCGTATGCCGCAGCGCTCGCCGACGGCGCCGAGTACACGGACGATGCCGCGCTGTTCGCGGCGGCGGGCCACCGCGTGCGCCACATCGACGGATCGGCGCGCGCGTTCAAGATCACCACTCCCGCCGACCTCGACCGGGCCCGGCACCTGCTCGAGGCGTCGGCGCCGACGTCTTCGGTGCCGCTCTCCGCGACGATCGGCCGCCTCGGCGTGCCCCGGGTGGGCATCGGCACCGACGTCCACGCGTTCGGTGGCGAGGGCGTGCTGTGGCTCGCGGGGCTCGAATGGCCGGGGGAGCAGCCGCTGTCCGGTCATTCCGATGGCGACGCCGTGGCACACGCGATCGTGGATGCCCTCCTGGGCGCGGCAGGGCTCGGCGACATCGGCGAGCACTTCGGCACCGCGCACCCGGAGTACGCCGGAGCACACGCGGACGTCTTCCTGACGCGCACCCGAGAGCTCCTGGAAGACGCCGGGTTCGAGATCGGCAACGTCTCGGTGCAGCTGCAGGGCAACCGCCCGCGGTTCAGCCCCCGGAGAGCCGAGGCCGAAGCGGTGCTCTCCGCTGT